The Anas acuta chromosome 9, bAnaAcu1.1, whole genome shotgun sequence sequence TGCATCTCCCTAGTAACTCTCACTTGCCTCCCCGTAGTCCTCACCAGCCTTCTAGCAACCATTTCATCACAAAGTTAGCTGCCCTTGTTCAAAGCATCCCCAGTTTTTCTATTGCTATAGTTATTTCTAGTGCACTTCTCTGAAGTGTGAGTACCCTCAACTTTTAGCCTTGTCCACGTCTGAAAAAGCAGACTCTTCATCAAAGAAGTTAATTGTCTGGCAAGATCTGTCCAAACCTTATTTAGTTTACcatgttttcagttattttatgtatttatttataaatctgTAAAAAGCTTTGACTTATAGAACGGCTTTAACAGGTTTGCCCCGATTTCCTTCAAACAGATAGGCTAGACTGATCTTTTTCCAGATACAACAATAATATACTCCATAACTCCTGGGTTGGAAGTTCAGCTTTGTGTGCCAGTTCTTTCAGTAGTTTGAGCTGGAAATAATCTTATTTCCACAACATAAACATGTTAAACTCTGAATACATTCTCTGTTCACATACAGAGATATTTCCAGATTATCCATTTCAGATATTTCCATTATGCCCCACTGACTGCTGTAAACCACCCCACCTCTGAACTCCAGCACGATATCAACATCTGCATGAAAAGCAGAGGTATAAGATTTGGCAAAGCCCACGGACATTTCCTCGGTTAGTATTTAGCTGATTTTCTTGCTCTCTATTTCACTCTCTTTGTATTTCAGACATGTAAACAAAAATTCTCTCAACAactgttttttgctttctttagaaaaatccAGCATAATTTGGAAGTGCTTGTCAGCTACCCATCACTTTCTGCCCTCCAAAGAGAGAATCCTTTCTTGATCAAGTTCATCTTATAAACTTCTTACttctaaaatttcttttaagCTACTTGGTTAGCTGAGCTGGACTGGAAACCTTAACTTCCAATTTTTTGTCCTTCATTTAGAATTATTTGTGATTCTATTAAAGAGATTATGAAAAAGATATTTAGAGCATAGTTTGTTAAagcatatgtatattttttaagaatgatAATACTTACTCCACACAAATTAtactttttaaagaagtatTACTAAGATGCAATGCCTTTCATTTGCTaatttttgcctttcatttgCTAATTTTGCCAGATTATCTGAAATCATCGactacaaattaaaatacttgtAAACCCCCAAATTGACCAATGCTGAAAGTTAAACACAAGCTAGAACATGTGCTTACTCAATTCGTACCTAGacaaaaaatgcagcaagatATATTGAGGCATTAACTGTGAAACTCACACATTTCCAACCCGTTTTCTGTGTGGTTTAGGGGAGAAATGACCAACGACAGCATGAAATGTGACTTTGAAGTCATCGACAAGTTAGCAGACACCATCCAGTATGGTATCTCCATCCCCACCTTCATTCTTGGCTTGCCTCTCAACGTCCTGGCCCTCTCCATATTCTGCCGCTTTTGGAGCAGACAGACCAAAACCTCAGTCTACATGATCAATCTCGCACTTGCAGATatcctgctgcttctctcactCCCGCTTAAGCTGTACTACTCTACCGAAGTAGCACCTGGACTCCTGTGTGCCTTTATCCAGTCTCTGTACTTTGTCAATACCTACGGCAGTATCTTCATCATTGTCTGCATTACTGTTGACCGATATATCTGCATAAGGTACCCATTTGAAGGTCGGGCTAACCAGTCCCCCAAGTGGGCAATCCTGGTTTGCTGCTTCATCTGGGCAGTAACTTGGTTTTGCAGCAGCCCGATGTACATGTTTCAAGAGAAAGataaattactttgttttcacAACATGTCAAAACAGGCCTGGAACATTCCCTATATTGTTTCTGTGGAGGTCTTTGGATTTCTGATCCCACTCTCAGTGATAGTTTTCTGCTCTGCCCAAAACATCTGGATTCTTCTGAATCACAAAAACGGTgctaaaaagaaagcagaagacagaagcTCCTTACTAGTAATTATCATCAACCTTGTGGTGTTTTTGGTGTGTTTCACACCTGTCCACCTTGCAATCTGCCTACAGTGCCTGGTGAGACAGCACGTGATAGTGGACTgcaatctgaaacaaaaaatcagcCTCTTCATTCAGGTGTCAATGATGGTTGCCAACCTGAACTGCTGTCTCGATACCATCTTCTATTACTTCGCTATAAGAGAATTTCGTGAGAAAGCACGcctgaaaaaaattattgaaCTGTGTCCTGTCTTTAAGCCTTGTGCCACATGATGGGACTTCCTGCTGTGGAGGAATGCCTCTTCCCCAGCTGCCACTTGCCTTGCAAGGGGGACACTGACAGCATTATTCTAGACATAGCAGTAAGGTCGCCTTGGCCattgcagggaggctgcaggactGAGAAGgacatcatttttattttttttttcctcatgaatgtgaatatttttcttcccttaagatgaaaggaagaattctggaaaaaagaaactgcattaGGAAAGTGACAGTGATGCCCAAAGAAGCATTTGCATTGATGCTACCTACTGAACGGGAAAGGTTTGCCACAGGAAAACTACGCAGATCACTGGAATGCCCATTAAAATCAGCCTTTGTCACAGCTGTAACAGTTTTCCTTTTGCCAATGTgatcagaaactttttttttgctaaggaccagacaaacacagaaataactaTTTAAAACCTTCTTGCTAGCTTAGAAGGTAACTAAGCGTTTAAAGGAAAGTATCTGGCCAAAGTCCGGCTCTGCTCTTTCCTTCGGTAAACCTTACAGAAGGTCTCTGTCAGAACTCATTTGCTTTGGACAGCTTGGCTGGCCTGCAGTAACACAGAGCCACCCCTCCCGTAAGCATTATACACCGGCTGGGGCTGTTACACAGGACAGCAGCCCCTGCTTTTCCACAAAGGACACCTTACCTGGTATACAACAGTAACGAGCAACAAACATCCCTGATTCTCTTTGCTGAGGAATCacagaacaaataataatattaattctggaaaaaatcagaatggtttctgcaattttaaatttaaagtttcTCCTACCATTTTAAAACTGGTTTtgcacatgaaaaacaaaagaatccCTTCACATAGTGCATTTAGTGAAAGGTTGTACATGAACTGTAGGTGACCATCACTGTATTTCTGCCAAAGATATAACAAGATACATGTATAAaattcttctgtcttctttcttgGAAAAGAGGAATTAGGGAAGCAAGCACAGCATTGTGGAAATATAGTTTGGAAGCACTCATCTGATGTACTCCCGGCTCACAGATGAAAGACTGGATCAGCTTTATGCCACTCATTCCTCGAGGAAGCCCTCCTAGCCTGTGCTTTGTATTTCACAAAATGTCTCTGGATGTGCCTTGACCATCC is a genomic window containing:
- the GPR55 gene encoding G-protein coupled receptor 55, with translation MTNDSMKCDFEVIDKLADTIQYGISIPTFILGLPLNVLALSIFCRFWSRQTKTSVYMINLALADILLLLSLPLKLYYSTEVAPGLLCAFIQSLYFVNTYGSIFIIVCITVDRYICIRYPFEGRANQSPKWAILVCCFIWAVTWFCSSPMYMFQEKDKLLCFHNMSKQAWNIPYIVSVEVFGFLIPLSVIVFCSAQNIWILLNHKNGAKKKAEDRSSLLVIIINLVVFLVCFTPVHLAICLQCLVRQHVIVDCNLKQKISLFIQVSMMVANLNCCLDTIFYYFAIREFREKARLKKIIELCPVFKPCAT